Proteins from one Rosa chinensis cultivar Old Blush chromosome 7, RchiOBHm-V2, whole genome shotgun sequence genomic window:
- the LOC112178823 gene encoding uncharacterized protein LOC112178823 gives MQEEHNPRIAMGKATKILRRSIHTFLQHYQHFTSIVALIAFPFSVSVLISQTIVPSSSTSSLFPTIHNRLQSLFDAAGFPPSSQFFTILTQKLSQTISSSICTLPFTLTFLLITKASIIQALNFHKNPSFSSALSLYPSILITHLCNSLLILSANATVFSLLFIAFNLLERFGFSDSPKTLLFLSASGAVLYSIVLANALIICNMALVLSGTEKSGGYLTILKACLVIRGRTSTALFLALPVSLGLAAIEALFQYRVVRAYHFEGKLGSSMVLEGVFIAYLYSILVVLDTIVSFKFFKSCKTSSWVEYTDEESGGYTNLKTALMKEVS, from the coding sequence ATGCAAGAAGAACACAACCCAAGAATTGCAATGGGAAAAGCCACCAAGATTCTCAGACGATCAATCCACACTTTCCTCCAACACTATCAACACTTCACCTCAATTGTGGCACTCATAGCCTTTCCCTTCTCAGTTTCAGTGCTGATCTCCCAAACCattgttccttcttcttcaacctcatCTCTATTCCCAACCATCCACAACCGCCTCCAGAGTCTTTTTGATGCAGCAGGCTTCCCACCCTCTTCACAATTCTTCACAATTCTCACCCAAAAACTCTCCCAAACAATCTCTTCCTCAATTTGCACACTACCCTTCACCCTAACCTTCCTCCTCATCACCAAAGCCTCCATAATCCAAGCCCTCAATTTCCACAAGAACCCATCATTCTCTTCTGCACTATCTCTCTACCCCTCAATTCTCATAACCCATCTCTGCAACTCCCTCCTAATCCTCTCAGCAAATGCCACAGTGTTTTCTCTCCTATTCATTGCCTTCAATCTTCTTGAGCGATTTGGGTTCTCTGACTCACCCAAGACCCttctcttcttatcagcatcTGGGGCAGTTCTGTATTCTATTGTTCTTGCCAATGCTCTTATTATTTGCAACATGGCATTGGTCTTATCAGGGACAGAGAAGAGTGGGGGTTACCTAACAATTCTCAAGGCTTGTTTAGTAATCAGAGGAAGAACTTCAACTGCTCTGTTTCTGGCTCTACCTGTCAGCTTGGGATTGGCTGCAATCGAGGCATTGTTCCAATACAGGGTTGTAAGGGCTTACCATTTTGAAGGAAAGCTTGGATCTTCAATGGTTTTGGAGGGAGTTTTCATTGCTTACTTGTACTCGATTCTTGTGGTTCTTGACACAATTGTCAGCTTCAAGTTCTTCAAAAGCTGCAAGACAAGTTCTTGGGTTGAATACACTGATGAAGAAAGTGGTGGATATACCAATTTGAAGACtgctttgatgaaggaagtttCATGA
- the LOC112177078 gene encoding LOW QUALITY PROTEIN: formin-like protein 20 (The sequence of the model RefSeq protein was modified relative to this genomic sequence to represent the inferred CDS: inserted 1 base in 1 codon) has translation MALFRRFFYRKPPDRLLEISERVYVFDCCFSTDVLEEDEYKLYLGGIVAQLQDYFPDASFMVFNFREGERRSQISDVLSQYDMTVMDYPRQYESCPLLPLEMIHHFLRSSESWLSLEGQQNVLLMHCERGGWPVLAFMLAGLLLYRKNYTGEQKTLDMVYRQAPKQLLHLLTPLNPQPSQLRYLQYISRRNLGADWPPSDTPLFLDCLILRNLPLFDDGKGCRPFIRVYGQDPSTPANRSSKLLFSNLKTKNNTHHYVQAECMLVKMDIRCRVRGDVVVECIHLDEDLVHEEMMFRVMFHTTFVRSNILMLNRDDIDILWDAKEQFSKDFRSEVLFLDADAVVPNLTTVVASDDGNETGTASPEEFYEVEEIFSNAIDGQELKLAFDTALVHSNAPENIDQKEVWREDLEPHSFQDCASDDGNHKKDRNVDSTTDAVKDIAVDDVKYKLEEVDSNLDAVKDIAVDDGDTNSNFILISADIPSHEGTKEVAEEVCENLEEMKDITDGEDTSKLETKLRQEKLNAEVSRQKSEKLQPPTSKPVLNTKTGSETTLTKQKAKQQETQGPSARVAKPNAVSRWIPPNKGSHTNSMHVSYPPSRYNSAPAAFANNTSSKDTNANPKLKASAVNTASGTAPRDAASKLKNSNVDPLKHSESAPDTLASCLPSTVPPNQETHASSVSTPHISPQQVVTVPPPPPPPPHESFSPATPSLQVAAPATTPSPPPPPPPPPPPPFLSSNVVSLKPPSPPPPPPPPPTSGQDTVIPVPPIIPPPPPPSVKASGKNGGPILPSQLPSSLWKVGYSTASRGLVGSTQPSPPPPAPLSVQDALSALKLSVGIPTPPPPPTHGAPPPPPPPPPLSCGAPSPPPPPPPPPMQGTIPPPPPPPLHGAPPPPPHRPLYAAPPPCLVQGAPSPPPPPPLPGAPPPPPPPPSYGAQPPRVVQGAPCPPPPPPPPPMHGXPPPPPPPPMHGAPPPPPPPPMHGAPPPPPPPPMHGAPPPPPPPPMHGAPPPPPPPMHGAPPPPPPPMYGAPPPPPPPMYGAPPPPPPPMCGAPPPPPPPPSGGRAPSPPPPPGGGRAPSPPPPPGGSRAPPPPPPPGGSRAPPPPPPPGGGRAPPPPPPPGARGPGPPAPPGPPGGGPPPPPPLGAKVNDARGLSSGRGRGFPRPGMGPSATAPRRSSLKPLHWSKVTRALQGSLWEELQRHGGNQIAPEFDVSEIESLFSATVPKPANKSGDRRKSAGSKPDKVHLVDLRRANNTEIMLTKVKMPLPDMMAAVLAMDESVLDSDQVENLIKFCPTKEEMELLKNYTGDKETLGKCEQYFLELMKVPRVESKLRVFSFKIQFSSQASEFKKSLNTVNSACEEVRTSEKFKEIMKKILFLGNTLNQGTARGSAVGFKLDSLLKLSDTRASTSKMTLMHYLCKGLASRSPELLGFHQDLVNLEPATKIQLKSLAEEMQALIKGLEKLKQELVASENDGPVSEVFRKTLKEFITVAETEVASVTNLYSVVGRAADQLALYFGEDPARCPFEQVTVTLLNFVRLFKKAHEENCKQAELDKKKAEKEAEMEKAKGVNLTKKATK, from the exons ACCGGGGAGCAGAAGACTCTTGATATGGTTTACAGGCAGGCTCCTAAACAGCTTCTCCATCTGTTGACTCCTTTAAACCCACAGCCCTCGCAGCTTAGATATCTTCAGTACATTTCACGAAGAAATCTGGGTGCTGATTGGCCTCCATCAGATACACCTCTATTTTTGGATTGTCTGATACTTAGAAACCTTCCACTTTTTGATGACGGAAAAGGTTGCAGGCCCTTCATACGAGTTTATGGTCAAGACCCTTCAACACCGGCCAACAGAAGTTCTAAGCTTCTCTTTTCAAATTTAAAGACTAAAAACAATACTCACCACTATGTACAG GCAGAGTGTATGCTGGTGAAAATGGATATCCGTTGTCGTGTTCGAGGGGATGTGGTAGTCGAGTGTATCCACCTGGATGAAGATCTGGTTCATGAGGAGATGATGTTCAGGGTTATGTTTCACACAACATTTGTACGGTCAAATATATTGATGCTCAACCGCGACGATATTGATATTCTTTGGGATGCCAAGGAACAGTTCTCAAAGGACTTCAGATCGGAG GTACTTTTTTTGGACGCTGATGCTGTTGTGCCTAATCTCACCACAGTTGTGGCAAGTGATGATGGAAATGAGACAGGGACTGCTTCACCTGAGGAATTTTATGAGGTGGAAGAAATCTTCAGCAATGCCATAGATGGACAGGAACTGAAGTTGGCATTTGATACTGCACTGGTTCACAGCAATGCACCTGAAAATATAGATCAGAAAGAAGTCTGGAGGGAGGATTTAGAGCCTCACTCATTCCAAGACTGTGCGTCAGATGATGGGAACCACAAAAAGGACAGAAATGTGGATTCTACAACTGATGCAGTGAAGGACATTGCTGTGGATGATGTGAAATACAAGCTGGAAGAGGTGGATTCCAATCTGGACGCAGTGAAAGACATTGCTGTGGATGATGGGGATACAAACTCGAATTTCATCTTAATTTCTGCTGATATCCCAAGTCATGAAGGAACTAAGGAAGTGGCAGAAGAGGTATGTGAAAATTTGGAAGAGATGAAGGATATAACTGATGGAGAAGACACTTCTAAGCTAGAGACCAAGCTCAGACAAGAAAAACTGAATGCCGAGGTCTCTAGACAAAAATCTGAGAAATTGCAGCCGCCTACTTCTAAGCCTGTATTGAACACAAAAACAGGTTCAGAAACAACGCTTACAAAACAGAAGGCTAAACAGCAAGAAACTCAGGGCCCTTCAGCAAGAGTAGCAAAACCAAATGCTGTATCTAGGTGGATTCCTCCTAACAAAGGCTCACATACTAATTCAATGCACGTTTCATATCCACCGTCAAGATATAACAGTGCACCAGCTGCTTTTGCCAATAATACTTCTTCAAAAGATACAAATGCAAACCCCAAATTGAAGGCTTCTGCTGTTAATACAGCATCTGGAACTGCACCAAGGGATGCGGCAAGTAAACTGAAAAATAGTAATGTTGATCCTTTAAAGCATTCAGAATCAGCACCAGACACACTTGCATCCTGCCTGCCATCAACAGTTCCTCCAAATCAAGAGACACATGCTTCCTCTGTTTCTACGCCACATATTAGCCCACAGCAAGTAGTGACCgttccacctcctcctcctcctccacctcatGAGTCTTTCTCACCAGCTACCCCATCTTTGCAGGTAGCTGCACCAGCAACTACTCcatcacctcctcctcctcctcctcctccaccaccacctccttTCCTAAGTAGTAATGTGGTGTCGTTAAAGCCCCCTTCTCCTCCCCCACCACCTCCGCCTCCACCTACTAGTGGGCAGGATACTGTTATACCTGTGCCCCCTATAattccacctcctcctcctccctctgTTAAAGCTAGTGGCAAAAATGGTGGCCCCATATTgccttcacaacttccatcatccCTTTGGAAGGTTGGGTACTCTACAGCCTCCCGGGGTTTGGTGGGAAGTACTCAACCATCTCCCCCGCCTCCTGCACCTCTTTCTGTTCAGGATGCTTTAAGTGCATTGAAACTAAGTGTTGGGATCcctacaccaccaccacctcccaCACATGGAgctccaccaccacctcctccacccCCACCTCTTTCATGTGGagctccatctccaccaccaccgccaccaccGCCTCCAATGCAAGGAACTATACCtccaccacctccacctcccTTACATGGAGCTCCGCCTCCCCCACCCCATCGTCCTCTGTATGCAGCTCCACCACCATGTTTAGTGCAAGgtgctccatctccacctcctccaccaccacttCCAGGAGCTCCACCTCCGCCACCACCTCCTCCTTCTTATGGGGCTCAGCCACCACGTGTAGTGCAAGGTGCACCATGTCCACCTCCtccgccaccaccacctccaatgcATG TCCCACCtccgccaccaccacctccaatgcATGGTGCCCCACCtccgccaccaccacctccaatgcATGGTGCCCCACCTCCGccgccaccacctccaatgcACGGTGCCCCACCTCCGccgccaccacctccaatgcACGGTGCCCCACCTccgccaccacctccaatgcACGGTGCCCCACCTCCTCCACCCCCTCCAATGTACGGTGCCCCACCTCCTCCACCCCCTCCAATGTACGGTGCCCCACCCCCTCCACCCCCTCCAATGTGTGGTgccccacctcctcctcctccacctcctagtggaggtcgggcaccctcacctcctcctccacctgGTGGAGGTCGGGCACCCTCACCTCCCCCACCACCTGGTGGAAGTCGAGCACCCCCACCTCCCCCGCCACCTGGTGGAAGTCGAGCTCCCCCACCTCCCCCACCACCTGGTGGAGGTCGAGCGCCcccacctccaccacctccaGGAGCTCGTGGTCCTGGGCCTCCTGCTCCACCTGGACCTCCAGGTGGTggtccaccaccaccacctccattGGGTGCCAAAGTTAATGATGCAAGAGGCCTTTCTTCTGGAAGAGGGCGTGGATTTCCACGTCCAGGGATGGGCCCCTCTGCTACAGCGCCTCGAAGATCCTCATTAAAACCACTACATTGGAGCAAGGTGACAAGGGCATTGCAAGGAAGCTTATGGGAAGAACTGCAAAGACATGGAGGAAATCAAAT TGCGCCTGAATTTGATGTGTCAGAGATAGAGAGCCTTTTCTCTGCAACAGTTCCAAAACCTGCTAACAAATCTGGAGACCGACGCAAGTCTGCTGGATCCAAACCTGACAAAGTCCACTTG GTCGACCTGAGAAGGGCAAACAACACTGAAATTATGCTCACAAAAGTTAAGATGCCGCTTCCTGATATGATG GCTGCTGTTTTAGCAATGGATGAGTCGGTATTAGATTCTGACCAGGTGGAAAATCTAATTAAGTTTTGTCCTACTAAAGAGGAAATGGAACTTCTCAAG AACTATACTGGCGACAAGGAGACCCTGGGGAAGTGTGAACAG TATTTTTTGGAGTTGATGAAAGTGCCTCGGGTGGAGTCAAAACTAAGAGTATTTTCTTTCAAGATTCAGTTCAGCTCACAG GCCTCAGAATTCAAAAAAAGTTTAAACACAGTAAACTCTGCATGCGAGGAG GTTCGAACTTCTGAAAAGTTCAAGGAAATTATGAAGAAAATTCTTTTTCTGGGGAATACATTGAACCAAGGAACTGCAAGGG GTTCTGCTGTTGGGTTCAAGTTGGACAGTCTTCTGAAGCTCTCTGATACTCGTGCTTCAACTAGTAAGATGACACTGATGCATTATCTCTGTAAG GGTCTTGCTTCCAGATCTCCTGAACTTCTTGGTTTTCATCAGGACCTTGTCAACCTGGAACCTGCAACAAAG ATACAATTGAAGTCTTTAGCAGAAGAAATGCAAGCTTTAATCAAGGGGTTAGAAAAGCTCAAGCAGGAGCTGGTGGCATCAGAAAATGATGGCCCTGTTTCAGAGGTTTTTCGTAAG aCATTGAAGGAGTTCATTACTGTTGCTGAGACAGAAGTGGCATCTGTGACGAACCTATATTCTGTGGTG GGTAGAGCAGCTGATCAACTTGCATTATATTTTGGTGAGGATCCTGCACGTTGCCCATTTGAGCAAG TTACTGTGACTCTCTTAAACTTTGTGAGGTTGTTTAAGAAAGCACACGAAGAGAATTGCAAACAGGCTGAATTGGATAAGAAGAAAGCTGAGAAGGAAGCGGAAATGGAAAAGGCCAAGGGTGTTAACCTTACAAAAAAAGCAACAAAATAG